Genomic window (Lynx canadensis isolate LIC74 chromosome D3, mLynCan4.pri.v2, whole genome shotgun sequence):
gattctgtgtctccctctctctctctctgcccctcccccactcatactctgtctctcaaaaataagcatacattaaatttaagtagccacatgtggctcttgGCTACCATGTTGGACGGCACGCAGTTAGGCATCGAACATCTCTGGAATGAGCTAGAAGAAGCTGGTAACTGTGGGGGCCTCTGCAGAAGGAGCTTAGGGCCTGAGGTACAGGAGGGTTTTACGtttcatttatattctttgaACTGTTTATCATgtacttaatttttctaaatgaatgaaaagacgTGGTTGGCAAAGGCCACCATGTACGGAGGAAACCAGGAGCTCCTTTTGGTACCTGTGTAGACAGCCTAACATGAGGCCCCTGGCTTCACCCCAGCCTCAAAGCTTCAGTCCCCAGGGGAGGTGAAGCTCCAACATTACTGTCCTCCCCAGGGTGGATCCTCCGGGAAGGGAACGACGCTGAACTACAGCTCCGACGTGGACTTGGTCTTGTTCCTGAGCTGCTTCCCAGCTTCCAAGACCAGGCAGAACACCGTGCATCTGTCATCAGTTTCATCGAGAAGAGACTGACTCAGTATGGCAGGAGCCTGGCCTACAGCATCACCATGGTCCCGCAGAGAGAGACGACCAGGGTCCCCCGCTCCCTGTCCTTCCACGTCCAAGCCAGGAAGAACAGTGAAGCCATTGGAGTGGATGTGCTCCCAGCCTATGACGCTCTAAGTAAAGACAACAGTGGGGCGGGGCCAGAGAAACTAGGCAGGGGCCCTCCACCAACCTGGCCTTGGGGGAGGTTTGGGAAAGTGGAAgccagagaggggagagtggagtttgcctttttttccctgaagGGCTGGGACTGGAGCTATACCTTGAAGATTAATTCCTTCCATAAACTCATGTGTTTCCATGTCCCGCTGCCGGGGAGCTAGGGAACTTCTGGATTCCCACCCAACCCAGGGAGACTCTTCTCTGACCTTCTGGGAAACACCAGGGCAAGCAGGCACTTCAGGGTCTTTGGAGTTAGCTTGGaatctttttcttcatgtttctttatttttgacagcatgagcaggggaggggcaaagggggggggacagaagatcccaagagggctctgcactgatagtagaagcccgacacggggtttgaactcacgaaccatgagatcatgacctgagccaaagccggtctctcaaccaaccgagccacccaggcgcccctaggtcgGAATCATTCTTAAAGACAGGgctcttggggcatctgggtggctcagtgggttaagcggccaactcttgactttggctcaggtcatgatctcacggtttgtgagatcgagccccaagtcagactgtgtgctgacagtgtggagcctgcttgggattctctctctacctctctctctgtccacacaCTTGCAAGTGTGtgctctcccctctcaaaataaataaataagcttaaaaaaacaacaaaaacagggcTCTTAATGTCTTCAAATTTTGGCACTGAGACTTACTAACTGTACGACCTTGAGCAAGCTATCTAACACCTCCAAGACTCAATATACCAGCCTGCCAAATGGCATAATGTCAGGTTGAACCATAGGAAATTGGCCACATTTGACCGTGCTTGGGCCTCAAAAAGGGCACTCCCTATGGGTCCACTTAATTTTACCTGCTGCATGGAGCTGTTCTAAGGATTCCGTGAGCTTAACCAGTGTCTGACTCATGCTAAGTCTTTGGTCAATGGGAGTTCTTTAAAATCTATGTGACTTTTGAGGGGGCCACCAAACCCTCTAAGCTTCCGTTGGAAAATGGGAAACATAATGCTGTTCGTGCAGGAGACAATTCATGTCCACTGGATACCTCGTGGTTTTATTTCCCATCTTCCTCTCCTCAAAGAGTGGATTTTCTCACACAGGTTCTTTTGTCTCCCAGGAAATTTTTGCCCGGACTCGAAACCATCTCCGGAAATCTATGAAGATTTGATAACCAGTGGCGGCCACCCTGGGGAGTTCTCGCCAAGCTTCACAGAGTTGCAGAGGCACTTTGTGAAAAGTCGCCCTGTCAAGCTGAAGAACCTTCTGCGACTGATGAAACATTGGTACCTGCAGGTGTGGGGCTGGGCTACCGGGCTGGGAGGTGCAGGGACAACAAGGAGGGCAGGTGCacgctaacattttttttttttttaagagaaaaaaatggaaacaaaccatCTCAGAATAGAGctaaatagggacgcctgggtgactcagtcgattaagcgtccgacttcgcctcaggtcaccatcttgtagttcgtgagttcgagccccacgttgggctctgtgcccgcagctcagagcctggagcctgcttcggattctgtgtctccctctctttctgcccctccccctctctgtctcgcaaaaacaaaaatacttttaaaaattttttaaaaaagaatagagctAAATAGTGTAGGCAGGTGATGTAATTGGAAACTGAATTGTAGGGAGTTGGACAGCATTTTGCATTATTGTGACTGTTCTTTGTTGTTGCTCTattctgttaacttttttttttttcatccaagttagttagcatatagtgcaacaatgattccaggagtagattccttaatgccccttacccatttagcccatccccctcccacaatccctcccataaccctctgtttgttctccatatttaagagtctcttctttTTGTCCccttcactgtttttattttatttttgtttcccttcccttatgttcatctgttttgtctcttaaggtcctcatctgagtgaagtcatatgattttagtctttgtctgactaatttcacttagcatataccctccagttccatccacgtagttgcaaatggcaagatttcattctttttgattgccgagtaatactccattgtacatatataccacatcttctttatccattcatccatcgatggacatttgagctcttcccatactttggctattgttgatagtgctgctataaacattggggtgcacgtgctccttcaaaacagcacacctatatcccttggataaatacctagtagtgcaattgctgggtcgtagagttgttctatttttcattttttgaggaacctccatactgttttccagagtggctgcaccagtttgcattcccaccaacaatgcaaaagacatcctctttctctgcatccccgccaacatctgttgttgccagagttggtaatgttagccgttctgacaggtgtgaggtggtgtctcattgtggttttgatttgcgtttccctgatgatgagtgacgttgagcatcttttcatgtatctgttagccatctggatgtcttctttggaggagtgtctattcatgtcttttgcccatttcttcactgggttatttgttttttgggttttgagtttggtaagttctttagattttggatactaaccctttatctgatatgtcgtttgcaattatcttctccccatcagttgccttttagttttgctgattgttgccTTCTCTGTGCAGATATTCTCTTAACTTCTAACGCACCGTGCCTTGGTCACAGCCTCTTGGTTTCTAAAGGACAATTAAATGGTTCCTGACATGCACAAATGTGATTTTCCACAGGCTTCAGACCTCAGGCATTTCATACAACAGTAAGAAGAAAGCTACCACgtatcaacctttttttttttaattttttttaacgtttattcatttttgagagacagagaaagacagagtgcgcgcaggggaggggcggagagagggagacacagaatccgaagcaggctccaggctctgagctgtcagcacagagcccgacgcggggctcaaacccacaaaccgtgagatcatgacctgagccaaagtcagacgcttcactgactgagcctcctaggcGCCCCGCTATGTATCAACCATTAATTGTCTGCCGTGGTCTATGCTGAGTgctctgcatattttttttctcagtctttccaACAGCACtgtaatgtatgtatttttcatcaGCCCCATTTCGGGGATGAAAAAGCCAAGGCTCAAGGGCTAAAGTTGCGCTGAGATTTGAACACAAAGGTGCCTGCCTGTGTGCTCTTAATCAACAATGCCACCTGGCTTTttacaataataatttatttcatggggctcctggtggctcagtcggttaagtgtccagctcttgatctctgctcaggtcatgatctcatggttcatgggtttgagcctcgcatcaggctctgcactggcagtgtagggggtgcttaggattctctctccctctctctctgctcttccctgctctctcactctctctctctctctttcaaaataaattaaaaacatttaaaataataataattttttcgtaatcataattttcataataacaatttttttctgattatttgtaTGTTACATTGGGCTCATGAAAAATTCAAGTgatgaaaaaaaagcataagagaGACGGcaaaatttacatgaaatgcggggtgcttgggtggctcagatggttgagtgtgcgacctcggctcaggtcatggtctcacagttgctgggtcgagccccacatcgggctctgtgctgtcagctcaaagccttgagcctgcttcagattctgtgtgtttctctttgcccctcccccactcatgctctgtctctgtctcaaaataaataaacattaaaaaaaatctgttaaattaCATGAGATGCATGAGATGATACTAATAACATTTTTGAAGACTATGCCTTACACCCCTCTTTGTATCTGTGTTCACACAGCTCATGCCTGGAGCTACTTAAGTGGAATCCTAGCACGTGTACTCTTTCTATGGTACACTCTTTTCAAAAACGCATTTGCTTACAGACCTTCGGAGTTGAACTTTGGGGACTTAACCTGTTCATGTATTTTGCATCTTCTCCCATTGGGACATTTTCTTATCAATGGAAAGacctttttgtaaatatttaccattatttctcatgtgttacaaatatttttaccaaTCGACCGCTCCTCTAGGGACCTAGTTATCGTATCTTTGACAAtacaattatttctaattttaaactaCACAACAGGGCTGACTTTTCTGGGTTGTAGTTTTTCTATCTTGCCGGCAGTGTGTAGGtggtctttaattttcttctaatatgtCTCATATACATTTTTACTCCATTTGCAATCTATTTGGTATTTGGTGTGACAGTGggatcatctttattttctcccaaatggCTGACAAGTTGCACCAGCATCATTTGTTGGATTATGCATTTTTTCCCATTGTTCATCACCCTTACCGGTTGTTAAATTTCTGTATCACTGGGCACTCTGTTCTGTTACACTTGGCTACGGTTTATACTGACACCAAAAACACACCATTTGGGGGACAACTGCTTTCTAGTCATATctgagaaaacaaataccaacctctcgtttttctttttcataattttcttggGTCTCCTAAGCATTTATTCCCGTATTTGAATCTTAAGATCATTTTTCTCCCACTAAAAAACACCAGTGGGATGCTAATTGTAATTacaataaatttctaaattaatttttgaggCACTGAAAATTTCCCATGATTACACCTTCTCCATCTTCAGTTTGTTCcgattttgttttatgttttcagtgtgtcgatgtgtttttgtttttaattagcttCCATATACACTATATTATATTGCCTCCCCCATTCCGACTCACTGGCCCAGAAGGTCCATGAgaggcctcggtttcctctttCGTTGAAATTTTGATGGCCCCAGGACATAATCCGTCTAGAGCCCAAGCTGCTGGGCTCGTTTCAGATTTTCATGGATGTGCTACATAATCCAGATGTAAAATGGAGTTgacaaaatagttattttatttcttatttttatgcaagctctatacccaacatggggcttgaactcacaaccctaagatcaagagtcagtgctCCACTggctgacccagccaggcacccctgaagttgaCAGAATATTACTGGGACCTGGAAACAGAACTGGAAACTCCCAGTTGCCAGGGTAGCAATCTCAtaccattctctctgtctctctccctccctccctctctctttccctctccccaccctcaaccCTGCAGTACTTGAAACCTAAATATCGAAACAAAGCATTGCCCGCAAAATACGCGCTGGAGCTACTGACCATCTACGCCTGGAAATAGGTACAGATGAAAGTGAGAACTTCAACCTGGATGAAGGGTTTAGAGCCGTGATGGAACTCCTCATAGATTATGAAGACATCTGCGTCTATTGGACCAAGTACTATGATTTCCAAAATGAGACCGTCAGAATCTACATCAAACAACAGTTGAAGGAATGCAGGTGAGTATTACTTTCAGCTGCAGGAATAGAAAGCCCAACTCATGCGAGTTTCAAACTAAGGGGAACTTACCTGGCTTTTGTAACTGAGAAGTCCAAAGATGAATGAAGCTTCAGCTGTGATGTGATCCAGAATGTTCACTATGTCCTCAGGGTCCCATTCTGTGAAATCTGCCCTTCCGGGGAGGTTTACCTTGGAATTCAGGCTCATCTCTTCATGACTTCCATCTTTTCTAGTCTTCTCATCTGAACTCCTCCCTTCCCACTGCAAGAGGGAGTACACCTTTGTCCTAGGATTCTAAGCAGAATCCCCGAGGCTCACTCTGATGGGGTTACAATTTGTAACCTAATCCAATCATGAACCGAGAACTTGAGCTTGCAGGAAGGCTTCCCGTCACACAAGCATGGACGATCCCATAGACTTGAGTGACAGAGGCCAGGATCCTAAGTGTGATGGAGatccactccctttctctctcccaggcCAGTGATCCTGGACCCAGCTGACCCCACCAACaacctgggaaaggaaaagagatgggaCCTGGTGGCCAAAGAGGCTGCTCACTGCCTGAGGCAGGCCTGCTGTAGGAATGAAGACCCCAGCCAGGGCTGGCATGTGCAGGTACGGTCACTGTCCCCAACCCCCAGTCATGATTCAATGATGACCGCATGTCAACTCCCCAAGAATCCCCTcaaggggcactgggtggctcaggtcatgatcttgcggttcatgggtttgagccctctgagctgtcagcacagagcctggagcctgcttctgattctgtgtctccttctctgtctgcccctcccctgcttgcactctgtctctgtctctctctcaaaaacaaataagcatttaaaagagagagagagagaggga
Coding sequences:
- the LOC115528378 gene encoding LOW QUALITY PROTEIN: 2'-5'-oligoadenylate synthase-like protein 2 (The sequence of the model RefSeq protein was modified relative to this genomic sequence to represent the inferred CDS: inserted 9 bases in 7 codons; deleted 1 base in 1 codon), which produces MELFQNLYETPADMLSAFVERSLQPEGTGRRXVKDAWQRIERFFRDRCFHXELVLDQEVRVLKVVKGGSSGKGTTLNYSSDVDLVLFLSCFXSFQDQAEHRASVISFIEKRLTQYGRSLAYSITMVPQRETTRVPRSLSFHVQARKNSEAIGVDVLPAYDALRNFCPDSKPSPEIYEDLITSGGHPGEFSPSFTELQRHFVKSRPVKLKNLLRLMKHWYLQYLKPKYRNKALPAKYALELLTIYAWXIGTDESENFNLDEGFRAVMELLIDYEDICVYWTKYYDFQNETVRIYIKQQLKECRPVILDPADPTNNLGKEKRWDLVAKEAAHCLRQACCRNEDPSQGWHVQPAREVQVMVKKTGEEAXDIVGGPYSPIWKMKTEIKRMFGLRGQQRLSFQEPGGERQLLSSQRTLAHYGXFSKVSIRXLETFPPEIQVFVKNSSGQSKPYAIHPDDSIYALKEKIEEAEGPYVEDQILKFQNRKMRNHCSLSDLQIKDCDTIMLIRRSHRPLGVPTVGLYMI